A genomic region of Denticeps clupeoides chromosome 17, fDenClu1.1, whole genome shotgun sequence contains the following coding sequences:
- the serf2a gene encoding small EDRK-rich factor 2 — MTRGNQRELARQKHAKKQNEMGKGKRNEDGLSAAARKQRDAEIMQQKQKKANEKQDTKPK, encoded by the exons ATGACGA GGGGAAACCAGCGTGAACTTGCCCGCCAGAAACATGCTAAGAAGCAGAACGAGATGGGCAAAGGGAAGCGCAATGAAGATGGCCTGTCTGCTGCTGCCAGGAAACAAAG GGATGCAGAAATAATGCAGCAAAAACAGAAGAAAGCCAACGAGAAACAAGACACCAAGCCCAAGTAA
- the rasef2 gene encoding ras and EF-hand domain-containing protein isoform X2 yields MDTETPDLRRLFSACDVNRSGRIEFEDFSAVCRDLGVPAGDVGSLFRRFDGDADGSINFSDFSSRFHEVSETLDLASLGGSQRDAWQEFENTMDGDVAFYLPRLRDALGEMYQLIHSSSDLALLQQYEEFVQALVSEGRDHRLDSDQLETSLRRIEETTSNQLAELEEDLQLQLRRTEERVREEKRMEEMVAALQRKHDNEVTDLQAAVDRLYTYQEESELSSPKEDVSRLRNQMRELIQENDQLRSSLMKAQTNISVLQVELDKLKNAYTEQRLQHEQESDDLKNMVIEYQSYSNHIEILQEMNKKLYDSNDGLRSALASDMASSKRRLSPKIDSPARRMRPIRQSTLSHNRFASEEDGMDVNSSNSNYSHVASWADKYFDSGVALPMDVDGSMASGYDSDESRDSLETVHHSYSYVPSELETTDVKSEAEVSVAPSRVSSIASSIRRRLSAFPAKHAEADLLDSDGPSPMYRLVLAGDAGAGKSSFLLRLSLNEFKSDIQTTLGEDNVHRDVFFHSKTECSFCLGVDFQIKKMLVDGERTSLQIWDTAGQERFRSIARSYFRKAHGVLLLYDVTSESSFLNVREWMEQIQESTDGNIPTCVIGNKMDLRAERPEGSCVSPVHGEKLAMTYNALFCETSAKEGTNVVEAVLHLAREVKKHVKLRRQSGSQVKLSLSSGKKALNNCCGM; encoded by the exons ATGGACACGGAGACGCCGGACCTGCGGAGGCTCTTCTCCGCCTGCGACGTGAACAGGTCGGGCCGGATCGAGTTCGAGGATTTCTCCGCGGTGTGCCGCGACCTCGGCGTCCCCGCCGGCGACGTCGGCTCCCTGTTCCGCAGGTTCGACGGGGACGCGGACGGCAGCATCAACTTCAGCGACTTCTCGTCGCGCTTCCACGAGGTGTCCGAGACCCTCGACCTGGCGTCCCTGGGCGGATCGCAGCGCGACGCCTGGCAGGAGTTCGAGAACACGATGGACGGGGACGTGGCCTTCTACCTGCCCAG GCTGCGGGATGCTCTGGGCGAGATGTACCAGCTGATCCACTCCTCCTCCGACCTGGCCCTGCTGCAGCAGTATGAGGAGTTCGTCCAGGCTTTGGTCAGCGAGGGCCGGGACCATCGGCTGGACAGTGACCAGCTGGAGACCAGCCTGAGGAG GATAGAAGAGACTACTTCTAACCAACTGGCCGAGCTGGAGGAGGATCTGCAGCTACAGCTGCGACGCACAGAGGagagggtgagggaggag AAGAGAATGGAGGAAATGGTGGCTGCGCTGCAGAGAAAACACGATAATGAGGTGACGGATCTGCAGGCTGCTGTTGATCGACTCTATACA TACCAAGAGGAGTCCGAACTTAGCAGTCCTAAAGAAGATGTCAGCAGACTGAGAAATCAGATGCGCGAATTAATCCAG GAGAACGATCAGCTGAGGAGCTCTCTGATGAAGGCACAGACCAACATCTCGGTTCTGCAGGTGGAGCTGGACAAGTTAAAGAACGCGTACACGGAACAGAGGCTTCAGCATGAGCA AGAAAGTGACGACCTGAAGAATATGGTGATAGAATATCAGTCTTATTCCAATCATATTGAAATCCTTCA GGAAATGAATAAGAAGTTGTATGACAGTAATGATGGGCTGCGCTCTGCTCTTGCCAGTGACATGGCATCCAGCAAAAGAAGG CTCTCGCCGAAGATCGACAGCCCTGCAAGACGGATGAGGCCGATCAGACAGAGCACCCTCAGCCATAACAG ATTTGCCAGTGAGGAGGACGGCATGGATGTTAATTCTTCCAACTCCAATTACTCACATGTGGCCAGCTGGGCAGATAAGTACTTTGACAGCGGAGTGGCCCTGCCCATGGACGTGGATGGGAGTATGGCGAGTGGCTATGACAGTGACGAAAGCAGGGACTCGTTGGAAACTGTGCACCACAGCTACTCCTATGTGCCTTCTGAACTGGAG ACGACAGACGTGAAGTCAGAGGCGGAGGTCTCTGTAGCCCCCAGCAGAGTGAGCTCTATTGCCTCCTCAATCAGGAGACGCCTGTCTGCGTTCCCTGCCAAG CATGCAGAGGCCGACCTGCTGGACTCTGATGGGCCTTCTCCCATGTACAGGCTGGTGCTGGCAGGAGATGCCGGGGCAGGGAAATCAAGTTTCCTGCTGCGCCTCAGTCTCAACGAGTTTAAATCAGATATTCAGACCACGCTGGGTGAGGACAACGTTCATAGAGATGTTTTCTTTCATTCTAAGACTGAATGTTCATTCTGTTTAGGGGttgattttcaaataaaaaagatgcTTGTGGATGGAGAGAGAACCAGTCTGCAGATATGGGACACTGCTGGACAGGAAAG ATTCAGAAGTATTGCTAGGTCTTATTTCCGTAAAGCCCACGGCGTTCTGCTCCTGTACGATGTCACCTCTGAGAGCAGCTTCTTGAACGTCCGAGAGTGGATGGAGCAGATTCAG GAGTCAACAGATGGGAACATCCCCACCTGCGTGATCGGAAATAAAATGGACCTGCGGGCGGAGCGTCCAGAAGGTAGCTGCGTGAGTCCGGTCCACGGGGAGAAGCTAGCCATG ACCTACAACGCCTTATTCTGTGAGACAAGCGCCAAAGAAGGGACCAACGTCGTGGAGGCCGTTCTCCATCTGGCAAG AGAGGTGAAGAAACACGTGAAGCTGAGACGCCAGTCTGGGTCGCAGGTCAAGTTGAGCCTATCCAGTGGAAAGAAGGCACTTAACAACTGCTGTGGAATGTGA
- the rasef2 gene encoding ras and EF-hand domain-containing protein isoform X4, protein MDTETPDLRRLFSACDVNRSGRIEFEDFSAVCRDLGVPAGDVGSLFRRFDGDADGSINFSDFSSRFHEVSETLDLASLGGSQRDAWQEFENTMDGDVAFYLPRLRDALGEMYQLIHSSSDLALLQQYEEFVQALVSEGRDHRLDSDQLETSLRRIEETTSNQLAELEEDLQLQLRRTEERVREEEQKRMEEMVAALQRKHDNEVTDLQAAVDRLYTYQEESELSSPKEDVSRLRNQMRELIQENDQLRSSLMKAQTNISVLQVELDKLKNAYTEQRLQHEQESDDLKNMVIEYQSYSNHIEILQEMNKKLYDSNDGLRSALASDMASSKRRLSPKIDSPARRMRPIRQSTLSHNSWADKYFDSGVALPMDVDGSMASGYDSDESRDSLETVHHSYSYVPSELETTDVKSEAEVSVAPSRVSSIASSIRRRLSAFPAKHAEADLLDSDGPSPMYRLVLAGDAGAGKSSFLLRLSLNEFKSDIQTTLGEDNVHRDVFFHSKTECSFCLGVDFQIKKMLVDGERTSLQIWDTAGQERFRSIARSYFRKAHGVLLLYDVTSESSFLNVREWMEQIQESTDGNIPTCVIGNKMDLRAERPEGSCVSPVHGEKLAMTYNALFCETSAKEGTNVVEAVLHLAREVKKHVKLRRQSGSQVKLSLSSGKKALNNCCGM, encoded by the exons ATGGACACGGAGACGCCGGACCTGCGGAGGCTCTTCTCCGCCTGCGACGTGAACAGGTCGGGCCGGATCGAGTTCGAGGATTTCTCCGCGGTGTGCCGCGACCTCGGCGTCCCCGCCGGCGACGTCGGCTCCCTGTTCCGCAGGTTCGACGGGGACGCGGACGGCAGCATCAACTTCAGCGACTTCTCGTCGCGCTTCCACGAGGTGTCCGAGACCCTCGACCTGGCGTCCCTGGGCGGATCGCAGCGCGACGCCTGGCAGGAGTTCGAGAACACGATGGACGGGGACGTGGCCTTCTACCTGCCCAG GCTGCGGGATGCTCTGGGCGAGATGTACCAGCTGATCCACTCCTCCTCCGACCTGGCCCTGCTGCAGCAGTATGAGGAGTTCGTCCAGGCTTTGGTCAGCGAGGGCCGGGACCATCGGCTGGACAGTGACCAGCTGGAGACCAGCCTGAGGAG GATAGAAGAGACTACTTCTAACCAACTGGCCGAGCTGGAGGAGGATCTGCAGCTACAGCTGCGACGCACAGAGGagagggtgagggaggag GAGCAGAAGAGAATGGAGGAAATGGTGGCTGCGCTGCAGAGAAAACACGATAATGAGGTGACGGATCTGCAGGCTGCTGTTGATCGACTCTATACA TACCAAGAGGAGTCCGAACTTAGCAGTCCTAAAGAAGATGTCAGCAGACTGAGAAATCAGATGCGCGAATTAATCCAG GAGAACGATCAGCTGAGGAGCTCTCTGATGAAGGCACAGACCAACATCTCGGTTCTGCAGGTGGAGCTGGACAAGTTAAAGAACGCGTACACGGAACAGAGGCTTCAGCATGAGCA AGAAAGTGACGACCTGAAGAATATGGTGATAGAATATCAGTCTTATTCCAATCATATTGAAATCCTTCA GGAAATGAATAAGAAGTTGTATGACAGTAATGATGGGCTGCGCTCTGCTCTTGCCAGTGACATGGCATCCAGCAAAAGAAGG CTCTCGCCGAAGATCGACAGCCCTGCAAGACGGATGAGGCCGATCAGACAGAGCACCCTCAGCCATAACAG CTGGGCAGATAAGTACTTTGACAGCGGAGTGGCCCTGCCCATGGACGTGGATGGGAGTATGGCGAGTGGCTATGACAGTGACGAAAGCAGGGACTCGTTGGAAACTGTGCACCACAGCTACTCCTATGTGCCTTCTGAACTGGAG ACGACAGACGTGAAGTCAGAGGCGGAGGTCTCTGTAGCCCCCAGCAGAGTGAGCTCTATTGCCTCCTCAATCAGGAGACGCCTGTCTGCGTTCCCTGCCAAG CATGCAGAGGCCGACCTGCTGGACTCTGATGGGCCTTCTCCCATGTACAGGCTGGTGCTGGCAGGAGATGCCGGGGCAGGGAAATCAAGTTTCCTGCTGCGCCTCAGTCTCAACGAGTTTAAATCAGATATTCAGACCACGCTGGGTGAGGACAACGTTCATAGAGATGTTTTCTTTCATTCTAAGACTGAATGTTCATTCTGTTTAGGGGttgattttcaaataaaaaagatgcTTGTGGATGGAGAGAGAACCAGTCTGCAGATATGGGACACTGCTGGACAGGAAAG ATTCAGAAGTATTGCTAGGTCTTATTTCCGTAAAGCCCACGGCGTTCTGCTCCTGTACGATGTCACCTCTGAGAGCAGCTTCTTGAACGTCCGAGAGTGGATGGAGCAGATTCAG GAGTCAACAGATGGGAACATCCCCACCTGCGTGATCGGAAATAAAATGGACCTGCGGGCGGAGCGTCCAGAAGGTAGCTGCGTGAGTCCGGTCCACGGGGAGAAGCTAGCCATG ACCTACAACGCCTTATTCTGTGAGACAAGCGCCAAAGAAGGGACCAACGTCGTGGAGGCCGTTCTCCATCTGGCAAG AGAGGTGAAGAAACACGTGAAGCTGAGACGCCAGTCTGGGTCGCAGGTCAAGTTGAGCCTATCCAGTGGAAAGAAGGCACTTAACAACTGCTGTGGAATGTGA
- the rasef2 gene encoding ras and EF-hand domain-containing protein isoform X3: MDTETPDLRRLFSACDVNRSGRIEFEDFSAVCRDLGVPAGDVGSLFRRFDGDADGSINFSDFSSRFHEVSETLDLASLGGSQRDAWQEFENTMDGDVAFYLPRLRDALGEMYQLIHSSSDLALLQQYEEFVQALVSEGRDHRLDSDQLETSLRRIEETTSNQLAELEEDLQLQLRRTEERVREEEQKRMEEMVAALQRKHDNEVTDLQAAVDRLYTYQEESELSSPKEDVSRLRNQMRELIQENDQLRSSLMKAQTNISVLQVELDKLKNAYTEQRLQHEQESDDLKNMVIEYQSYSNHIEILQEMNKKLYDSNDGLRSALASDMASSKRRLSPKIDSPARRMRPIRQSTLSHNRFASEEDGMDVNSSNSNYSHVASWADKYFDSGVALPMDVDGSMASGYDSDESRDSLETVHHSYSYVPSELETTDVKSEAEVSVAPSRVSSIASSIRRRLSAFPAKHAEADLLDSDGPSPMYRLVLAGDAGAGKSSFLLRLSLNEFKSDIQTTLGVDFQIKKMLVDGERTSLQIWDTAGQERFRSIARSYFRKAHGVLLLYDVTSESSFLNVREWMEQIQESTDGNIPTCVIGNKMDLRAERPEGSCVSPVHGEKLAMTYNALFCETSAKEGTNVVEAVLHLAREVKKHVKLRRQSGSQVKLSLSSGKKALNNCCGM; this comes from the exons ATGGACACGGAGACGCCGGACCTGCGGAGGCTCTTCTCCGCCTGCGACGTGAACAGGTCGGGCCGGATCGAGTTCGAGGATTTCTCCGCGGTGTGCCGCGACCTCGGCGTCCCCGCCGGCGACGTCGGCTCCCTGTTCCGCAGGTTCGACGGGGACGCGGACGGCAGCATCAACTTCAGCGACTTCTCGTCGCGCTTCCACGAGGTGTCCGAGACCCTCGACCTGGCGTCCCTGGGCGGATCGCAGCGCGACGCCTGGCAGGAGTTCGAGAACACGATGGACGGGGACGTGGCCTTCTACCTGCCCAG GCTGCGGGATGCTCTGGGCGAGATGTACCAGCTGATCCACTCCTCCTCCGACCTGGCCCTGCTGCAGCAGTATGAGGAGTTCGTCCAGGCTTTGGTCAGCGAGGGCCGGGACCATCGGCTGGACAGTGACCAGCTGGAGACCAGCCTGAGGAG GATAGAAGAGACTACTTCTAACCAACTGGCCGAGCTGGAGGAGGATCTGCAGCTACAGCTGCGACGCACAGAGGagagggtgagggaggag GAGCAGAAGAGAATGGAGGAAATGGTGGCTGCGCTGCAGAGAAAACACGATAATGAGGTGACGGATCTGCAGGCTGCTGTTGATCGACTCTATACA TACCAAGAGGAGTCCGAACTTAGCAGTCCTAAAGAAGATGTCAGCAGACTGAGAAATCAGATGCGCGAATTAATCCAG GAGAACGATCAGCTGAGGAGCTCTCTGATGAAGGCACAGACCAACATCTCGGTTCTGCAGGTGGAGCTGGACAAGTTAAAGAACGCGTACACGGAACAGAGGCTTCAGCATGAGCA AGAAAGTGACGACCTGAAGAATATGGTGATAGAATATCAGTCTTATTCCAATCATATTGAAATCCTTCA GGAAATGAATAAGAAGTTGTATGACAGTAATGATGGGCTGCGCTCTGCTCTTGCCAGTGACATGGCATCCAGCAAAAGAAGG CTCTCGCCGAAGATCGACAGCCCTGCAAGACGGATGAGGCCGATCAGACAGAGCACCCTCAGCCATAACAG ATTTGCCAGTGAGGAGGACGGCATGGATGTTAATTCTTCCAACTCCAATTACTCACATGTGGCCAGCTGGGCAGATAAGTACTTTGACAGCGGAGTGGCCCTGCCCATGGACGTGGATGGGAGTATGGCGAGTGGCTATGACAGTGACGAAAGCAGGGACTCGTTGGAAACTGTGCACCACAGCTACTCCTATGTGCCTTCTGAACTGGAG ACGACAGACGTGAAGTCAGAGGCGGAGGTCTCTGTAGCCCCCAGCAGAGTGAGCTCTATTGCCTCCTCAATCAGGAGACGCCTGTCTGCGTTCCCTGCCAAG CATGCAGAGGCCGACCTGCTGGACTCTGATGGGCCTTCTCCCATGTACAGGCTGGTGCTGGCAGGAGATGCCGGGGCAGGGAAATCAAGTTTCCTGCTGCGCCTCAGTCTCAACGAGTTTAAATCAGATATTCAGACCACGCTGG GGGttgattttcaaataaaaaagatgcTTGTGGATGGAGAGAGAACCAGTCTGCAGATATGGGACACTGCTGGACAGGAAAG ATTCAGAAGTATTGCTAGGTCTTATTTCCGTAAAGCCCACGGCGTTCTGCTCCTGTACGATGTCACCTCTGAGAGCAGCTTCTTGAACGTCCGAGAGTGGATGGAGCAGATTCAG GAGTCAACAGATGGGAACATCCCCACCTGCGTGATCGGAAATAAAATGGACCTGCGGGCGGAGCGTCCAGAAGGTAGCTGCGTGAGTCCGGTCCACGGGGAGAAGCTAGCCATG ACCTACAACGCCTTATTCTGTGAGACAAGCGCCAAAGAAGGGACCAACGTCGTGGAGGCCGTTCTCCATCTGGCAAG AGAGGTGAAGAAACACGTGAAGCTGAGACGCCAGTCTGGGTCGCAGGTCAAGTTGAGCCTATCCAGTGGAAAGAAGGCACTTAACAACTGCTGTGGAATGTGA
- the rasef2 gene encoding ras and EF-hand domain-containing protein isoform X1 yields MDTETPDLRRLFSACDVNRSGRIEFEDFSAVCRDLGVPAGDVGSLFRRFDGDADGSINFSDFSSRFHEVSETLDLASLGGSQRDAWQEFENTMDGDVAFYLPRLRDALGEMYQLIHSSSDLALLQQYEEFVQALVSEGRDHRLDSDQLETSLRRIEETTSNQLAELEEDLQLQLRRTEERVREEEQKRMEEMVAALQRKHDNEVTDLQAAVDRLYTYQEESELSSPKEDVSRLRNQMRELIQENDQLRSSLMKAQTNISVLQVELDKLKNAYTEQRLQHEQESDDLKNMVIEYQSYSNHIEILQEMNKKLYDSNDGLRSALASDMASSKRRLSPKIDSPARRMRPIRQSTLSHNRFASEEDGMDVNSSNSNYSHVASWADKYFDSGVALPMDVDGSMASGYDSDESRDSLETVHHSYSYVPSELETTDVKSEAEVSVAPSRVSSIASSIRRRLSAFPAKHAEADLLDSDGPSPMYRLVLAGDAGAGKSSFLLRLSLNEFKSDIQTTLGEDNVHRDVFFHSKTECSFCLGVDFQIKKMLVDGERTSLQIWDTAGQERFRSIARSYFRKAHGVLLLYDVTSESSFLNVREWMEQIQESTDGNIPTCVIGNKMDLRAERPEGSCVSPVHGEKLAMTYNALFCETSAKEGTNVVEAVLHLAREVKKHVKLRRQSGSQVKLSLSSGKKALNNCCGM; encoded by the exons ATGGACACGGAGACGCCGGACCTGCGGAGGCTCTTCTCCGCCTGCGACGTGAACAGGTCGGGCCGGATCGAGTTCGAGGATTTCTCCGCGGTGTGCCGCGACCTCGGCGTCCCCGCCGGCGACGTCGGCTCCCTGTTCCGCAGGTTCGACGGGGACGCGGACGGCAGCATCAACTTCAGCGACTTCTCGTCGCGCTTCCACGAGGTGTCCGAGACCCTCGACCTGGCGTCCCTGGGCGGATCGCAGCGCGACGCCTGGCAGGAGTTCGAGAACACGATGGACGGGGACGTGGCCTTCTACCTGCCCAG GCTGCGGGATGCTCTGGGCGAGATGTACCAGCTGATCCACTCCTCCTCCGACCTGGCCCTGCTGCAGCAGTATGAGGAGTTCGTCCAGGCTTTGGTCAGCGAGGGCCGGGACCATCGGCTGGACAGTGACCAGCTGGAGACCAGCCTGAGGAG GATAGAAGAGACTACTTCTAACCAACTGGCCGAGCTGGAGGAGGATCTGCAGCTACAGCTGCGACGCACAGAGGagagggtgagggaggag GAGCAGAAGAGAATGGAGGAAATGGTGGCTGCGCTGCAGAGAAAACACGATAATGAGGTGACGGATCTGCAGGCTGCTGTTGATCGACTCTATACA TACCAAGAGGAGTCCGAACTTAGCAGTCCTAAAGAAGATGTCAGCAGACTGAGAAATCAGATGCGCGAATTAATCCAG GAGAACGATCAGCTGAGGAGCTCTCTGATGAAGGCACAGACCAACATCTCGGTTCTGCAGGTGGAGCTGGACAAGTTAAAGAACGCGTACACGGAACAGAGGCTTCAGCATGAGCA AGAAAGTGACGACCTGAAGAATATGGTGATAGAATATCAGTCTTATTCCAATCATATTGAAATCCTTCA GGAAATGAATAAGAAGTTGTATGACAGTAATGATGGGCTGCGCTCTGCTCTTGCCAGTGACATGGCATCCAGCAAAAGAAGG CTCTCGCCGAAGATCGACAGCCCTGCAAGACGGATGAGGCCGATCAGACAGAGCACCCTCAGCCATAACAG ATTTGCCAGTGAGGAGGACGGCATGGATGTTAATTCTTCCAACTCCAATTACTCACATGTGGCCAGCTGGGCAGATAAGTACTTTGACAGCGGAGTGGCCCTGCCCATGGACGTGGATGGGAGTATGGCGAGTGGCTATGACAGTGACGAAAGCAGGGACTCGTTGGAAACTGTGCACCACAGCTACTCCTATGTGCCTTCTGAACTGGAG ACGACAGACGTGAAGTCAGAGGCGGAGGTCTCTGTAGCCCCCAGCAGAGTGAGCTCTATTGCCTCCTCAATCAGGAGACGCCTGTCTGCGTTCCCTGCCAAG CATGCAGAGGCCGACCTGCTGGACTCTGATGGGCCTTCTCCCATGTACAGGCTGGTGCTGGCAGGAGATGCCGGGGCAGGGAAATCAAGTTTCCTGCTGCGCCTCAGTCTCAACGAGTTTAAATCAGATATTCAGACCACGCTGGGTGAGGACAACGTTCATAGAGATGTTTTCTTTCATTCTAAGACTGAATGTTCATTCTGTTTAGGGGttgattttcaaataaaaaagatgcTTGTGGATGGAGAGAGAACCAGTCTGCAGATATGGGACACTGCTGGACAGGAAAG ATTCAGAAGTATTGCTAGGTCTTATTTCCGTAAAGCCCACGGCGTTCTGCTCCTGTACGATGTCACCTCTGAGAGCAGCTTCTTGAACGTCCGAGAGTGGATGGAGCAGATTCAG GAGTCAACAGATGGGAACATCCCCACCTGCGTGATCGGAAATAAAATGGACCTGCGGGCGGAGCGTCCAGAAGGTAGCTGCGTGAGTCCGGTCCACGGGGAGAAGCTAGCCATG ACCTACAACGCCTTATTCTGTGAGACAAGCGCCAAAGAAGGGACCAACGTCGTGGAGGCCGTTCTCCATCTGGCAAG AGAGGTGAAGAAACACGTGAAGCTGAGACGCCAGTCTGGGTCGCAGGTCAAGTTGAGCCTATCCAGTGGAAAGAAGGCACTTAACAACTGCTGTGGAATGTGA
- the LOC114766685 gene encoding semaphorin-4B-like isoform X2, with protein sequence MTKMAARKHREAQRLSSFCSFAGLLYVSLFSGLVEVAMANCSNYQSCGECVLSRDPYCAWTGRQCADVRQAPAGSHWQQDVDGADMSASCNKTTINPRMARPSSSRASSCHVVIIPANSFKVLPCKVRSNLAERLWKYSKSAGQFVYPSPAGLVVVPRVDKEEAYECWSVEDGFQQLLANYCVRAEPRQESTTLIGHSRTPLVPREEAIILPGETRSGLLQTKTYWNELIVVCTLLGFSLVVFSLFVVYRNRDHMKSMLKEGECPNMQQKKPRITGKPTESLPLNGNTVPPSVSDHKGYQTLNDNYICSTPTHECSSPENSKSFSESERRPLNLKESRVEISPTCPRPRVRLGSEIKDSIV encoded by the exons GGTTTGCTGTATGTATCCTTGTTCTCGGGGCTGGTCGAGGTCGCCATGGCAAACTGCTCTAACTACCAGAGCTGTGGGGAGTGTGTCCTATCCAGAGACCCCTACTGCGCCTGGACAGGAAGACAGTGTGCTGATGTTCGACAGGCCCCTGCTGGGAG CCACTGGCAGCAGGATGTGGATGGCGCTGATATGTCAGCTTCATGCAATAAAACTACAATCAACCCTCGCATGGCAAGACCTTCTTCTTCAC GTGCATCTTCATGCCATGTGGTCATTATCCCAGCCAATAGCTTTAAGGTGCTTCCCTGTAAAGTGCGTTCCAACCTGGCCGAGAGGCTGTGGAAGTACAGCAAGAGCGCCGGCCAGTTTGTCTACCCCAGTCCTGCCGGACTGGTGGTGGTGCCCCGGGTGGACAAGGAGGAGGCCTACGAGTGCTGGTCAGTGGAGGACGGCTTCCAGCAGCTTCTAGCCAATTACTGCGTGAGGGCGGAACCCCGGCAAGAGAGCACCACTCTGATTGGCCACTCACGCACCCCACTGGTGCCGAGGGAGGAGGCCATCATCTTGCCTGGGGAAACCCGGTCTGGGCTGCTGCAGACCAAAACCTACTGGAACGAGTTGATCGTGGTCTGCACCCTGCTGGGCTTCTCGCTGGTGGTCTTCTCGCTCTTCGTGGTCTACAGGAACCGGGACCACATGAAGTCCATGCTGAAGGAGGGCGAGTGCCCCAACATGCAGCAGAAGAAGCCGCGCATCACAGGAAAGCCCACGGAGAGTCTGCCCCTCAATGGCAACACCGTTCCCCCATCAGTATCGGACCACAAGGGCTACCAGACGCTGAACGACAACTACATCTGTAGCACCCCCACCCACGAGTGCTCCTCCCCGGAGAACAGCAAGAGCTTCTCGGAGTCGGAGAGGCGGCCGCTCAACCTGAAGGAGAGCCGCGTGGAGATCTCCCCCACATGCCCACGGCCCCGCGTCCGGCTGGGCTCCGAGATTAAAGACTCCATAGTGTGA